In Ptiloglossa arizonensis isolate GNS036 chromosome 10, iyPtiAriz1_principal, whole genome shotgun sequence, the genomic window AATATATTGAACAAATGTTTTTCTTCCACTTTATTTTCGTagcaaatattacaaaaaatagtaaaaaacaTAAAACATTAGTGTACACTTGTaatgttaaaaatttatataaaaatttatttaaataatgtattAAATTTACACGCTTCTGATAATTTATCGATTCAATATCGAATGTCGTGAGCAAATTATTTGAGAATGATAAACATTCGATTTGCATACCTAgcattatataattaaaaaatatatacaataggTAATAAACATTACCCAATGGCTAGCGTATCCAAGTTGGGACCATTTTTCAATAGTGTGAATGTAACTATATCCTGTTTCTTGTAATTCAGATGTATCAAACATAAGACCTAAATAAGCTAAATGAAATACTGATAACCCAGAAAACATCAAATTTGTTAGAAACACCCACCAAGAATTGCGAGTGttgtatgtgtgtgtacatttatttttagtACACTGTTTGGATGCAATACATGCATCAAAAGTATTTGCGAGCATAGATCTAAGTTGGAATTCTACATATGTATAAAATCCAAGACTAAGTAATACTGCTgccaattgaaaatttaatccaTGTAGAAGAGCACTTGTTAAATATGTCATTGTCAcagctccaaattttcctacGTAATTAATGCTAGGACGGAATATGTctacaaaatttatatagaaatttgagtattttatatattaaaattcattaataaaaattttaatgacGTGAATACGTACACGTTTTTAACCAAAAATGCATTGGTAAATTCCAGCAAATAACAACTTGAACTAGTGACCGTGGAAATTCTACTTTTAATGGTTTTACTATAATGGTTAATAGATGTGGAAATCCCCCTAGCAATAATACAGTCGATGCAATATATGAGATAAAATAATGAGATGTTCGAAAAGATAATGCATCTCTGTAAGCTAATAACCACCTAAAatggtaataaaattaatacctattttaatataaaatataagaattagCTGCAGAATAATGTTTACTAACTTCCAAGAATTATCCATCACTATCCATTGTGTCCAACAGTTTGAtatagttaaaaatataaagGATAAAAATGCATATTGAACAGCATGCATTATCCACCATTTATCCTAtgaattagaaattttattaatacaaattatttaattctatgtatttacagaaaaaatgatttttaataaGAAAACTTTTGTATACCTTATTATTTAAGTAACGTACTGAAATATAATCCTTAAATGATATCCATGGACCAAAAAGGCATGTAACACCACAAAATGTATATCCCATATAACTAAAAATGTTAGGTAAATCATTCGAATCAATTTTGTCTATAGCTACACTAATTGTTTTCATTGCCATGTTTAATACTACACTGCGTATTTTATGCCAGACTATTGGTGGCATAGAAAATTCActgaaaataaaactataaaagGAAAATTGCTTATacttacattttcaattttaaaagaaacattatCTATGTGTTCATGACTTACCAATACACAATAATAAACAGAGGTGGTAAAAATATTCCTATTCTTTTACAATATCTTTTAGGTATGTGTAAAGTGATATACGAAATTGTACAAAGTATTATTAGGGTATACAAACACTCTGTTACATAgtgataaatattgtatataccAATTAACATTGATAATATATGAAAAGTTCTAAGCGATATATGTTCTGTAACATTAAGTAAAGAAGCAAATCATTTCATTTCATATTTTActaatacatttatatattatcTATAAGAGTACATCTTACGGGAACCAGCACATAATCTAAATATAATCGTAGAAATAAGTAGCGGCAGTATATATAAGGCTGTATCAAAAACGGTGGGTACAAGGCAATATTGATACAATTCGTATAATGTTTCTCTTTCCATATCCTTGTATTCATATTCATAGTCCACATCTTGTAAATATTCATGTTCCACAAAATCACTTTCGTCGTAGTAAAAAACTGGAGCCTCTACATCGTCCATTACAGTATAAATGATGGTATTACCGGTTTATCAATAGCATAACAAATTAACATTAATCACAACACAACTTTTTTTCTCAATCTATTTCAACAAAGtagaaattatattcttttatagaaaattgtgcACATATAATGTGAAAAAGAAATAAGTGAGAATTTACTAAGAAGTGTTAAATATATTCTGATAATTTTCAGTCACATCCGTTCGGCGGCTGAAAATTCGATCCCGTATAAAAATGGATCGCTCGTGGCCAAAGCTTTCAAGCGACATTGAATGCGTATTGGTGTGTCAATTAATGCGTATTAAAAGTTCttatatttctcattatatctttattaaaataatatgatCGATTCGTGAgttcttttcgataaaaattagttTAAACGAGTTGTCATGTTTGAACTTATTTTTGAGCTTAGAAAGTCTTTTCGAGTATTGGGGTTAAAAGTTATAAATTTCTCttaaataatgagaaaaatgaTGGTCATACAGGTAAGATTTTTGCATAACATATTCTTTCTGGATTTTTAATtctgtgcagaagcacaaattcaaaaataaattaatttgttcaaaatttaaataatctgaAAGCACATGTGGcgtcatctacggcaaaacgttcaagtttgtcgGAAAATAGTTCGTCATCGAAACGCTAGATGGTGACGTGGGTACTGTTAGACCCCGTATTAGAATGCAGCTGTCaaaatataattgttttattaaaaaatagagaTAAGTAATGCGTTCAAAGATACACATAGAATGCCTATTAGAATGTAAGTGTCAGAATGTAAATTTTCTATAAAGAATGGGAACAAATAATGTACCAAGATGTGTACATAGGACCCCTATTGGAATGTAattggaaaatataatttatacgtaaagTCTTATGCTTATAGGTGTGCTTAGAACTTGTAATACAATTTAAAGTCGAAATGTAACTTTTTCAtgaaaaataagtatatatatTACATCCAAAACTGTATGTAGCAAACTCCTATGAAACTGGGAgacaaattgtaattttttcttaataaaatgCTGTATATATTGCATTAATAGTTGCACCTTAAATACCTTTTAGAATATAAGAGTCGGAGTGTAATATTTCCATAAAAAGTGGGAACAAGAAATgcgccaagaattcctattcgAATGTAAgtgcaaaatataatttatacgtaaagTCTTCTGTTAAGAGGTCTACATTAACATTTTTGCCTTCCACGTCAAATTAGTAAAAGTCAAACGACCTGCTTGATCATTATGTTATCGTTATCAGGCGAGCAGAAATCAAAGTTAGTTCATACTCGTATTCCCCATCTCTATTGCGTCTGTAGACGACTTCCTCTATTAAGTTATCTAAATACGAAAGTAATAATTACGTCCGAAAATTATTCATAACAATTTAATGTTGTAATCAATCAATGTGAAAACGATTCTTGAATGCTGCTACAAGTCTCTGTTACTTGATGCATGTCcaaattatgaaataattattcccGAAAAACGATAAACATATCGATTACCTCGAACGCTCCAAGCGTCGTGCATACGACAGCTCCTaacaaatgtttataactaattaatggCAATAGCAATCGTTGCGAAAACGGTCCTTGAATGTAGCCGTGGACCTCTGCTACTCGATGCAAATCTAAAAGTTCACAATTTTGCGTtgcaaatgtgttaaattaacattttttccgtTTCGCGCCAAAGTAGCGAAAATTCGACGACTTCCTCGATCATTCTGTGTTCCTGCTACCAGCGCACGGTATCAGGCGGACAGAAATCAAAGTTAGTATCATTTTCCATCTCTCTCATACAatgttctcttctctctcttgcaTCGGTAGACGACCTCTTACATCATTCTACGTTCCTGCTACCAGCCAACGAAATTCGGAGAGCGGAAAAGATACACCTAACCGTCCTCTATTAGATAGAAACATTATAGGTTATGTAAATACGAAAATACTCATTACGTCCGAAAATTGTTCACAACAATGTAACGTTGTACCCAATCAATGTGAAAACGATTCTTGAATGTTGCTACGAGTCTCTGTTACTTAATGCAAGTTCAAATTGTGAAGTAATTAGGCCGGGAAGTCGATAAATATATCAATTACCTCGAACACTACAAGCGTCGGTAATACGACAGGTCCCATAAaacgtttataactaattaatgtcAATAAAAATCTTTGCGAAAATGGTCCTTGAATCTTGCCACGAATCTGTGATACTCAATGCAAGTCCAAATTATGCAACTATTACGACGGAAGGTCGAGAAAACTATGAATTGCCTCGAACGCTCCAAGCGTCGTGCATACGAAAGcttacaaaaaatgtttataaccaATTAATGTCAAGAGCAATTATTGTGAAAATGATCCTTGAATCTTGCTATAAATCCCAGCTACGCAATGCATATCCAAATGATGGAATTATTTAGCCGTAAAGTAGAGAAAACTATCGATTACCTCGAACGCTCCAAGCGTCGTGCATACGACAGCTCCCaacaaatgtttataactaattaatagCAATAGCAATCGTTGCGAAAACGGTCCTTGAATGTAGCCGTGGACCTCTGCTACTCGATGCAAATCTAAAAGTTCACAATTTTGCGTtgcaaatgtgttaaattaacattttttccgtTTCGCGCCAAAGTAGCGAAAATTCGACGACTTCCTCGATCATTCTGTGTTCCTGCTACCAGCGCACGGTATCAGGCGGACAGAAATCAAAGTTAGTATCATTTTCCATCTCTCTCATACAatgttctcttctctctcttgcaTCGGTAGACGACCTCTTACATCATTCTACGTTCCTGCTACCAGCCAACGAAATTCGGAGAGCGGAAAAGATACACCTAACCGCCCTCTATTAGATAGAAACATTATAGGTTATGTAAATACGAAAATAGTCATTACGTCCGAAAATTGTTCACAACAATGTAACGTTGTACCCAATCAGTGTGTAAACGATTCTTGAATGTTGCTACGAGTCTCTGTTACTTAATGCAAGTTCAAATTGTGAAGTAATTAGGCCGGGAAGTTGATAAATATATCGATTACCTCGAACACTACAAGCGTCGACAATACGACAGGTCCGATAAAaagtttataactaattaatggCAATAGAAATCGTTCCGAAAATGGTCCTTGAATCTTGTTATGAATCCCAGCTACGCAATGCGTATCCAAATGATGCAATTATTTGGCCGAAAAGTAGAGAAAACTATCGATTACCTCGAACGCTCCAAGCGTCGTGCACACGACAGTTCCTaacaaatgtttataactaattaatggCAATAGCAATCGTTGCGAAAACGGTCCTTGAATGTAGTCGTGGACCTCTGCTACTCGATGCAAATCTAAAAGTTCACAATTTTGCGTtgcaaatgtgttaaattaacattttttccgtTTCGCGCCAAAGTAGCGAAAATCGGACGACTTCCTCGATCATTCTGTGTTCCTGCTACCAGCGCACGGTATCAGGCGGACAGAAATCAAAGTTAGTATCATTTTCCATCTCTCTCATACAatgttctcttctctctcttgcaTCGGTAGACGACCTCTTACATCATTCTACGTTCCTGCTACCAGGGGACGAAATTCGGAGAGCGGAAAAGATACCTAGCCGCCCTGTATTACATAGAATTGTGGAACTTTTAGATTTGAATCGCTGAAAATGAAGTTATAGCGAAGTCTGTGAAGGCTGAAgatttcaatgaattttttattccaaagcgtaattattactaatatttacatttgttccaaatattaatattatgatACGCATTTTATTTATGGATTATAAATCATTAGAAGActtagagaaattaattttgatcacgATTTAAAGGTACGTAAAGTTTAAATCGTAGGAatacattgtttcttttttataaggaattaaaaaatttgaaagatgctagaaatcgaaaattgaaaattgaatatagGTGGTACttatattgtaattttttccACAAAAATGTAAAGCCTTTACTTACGTTTGAAGTTCCATCTTCATATTTATGGTACACcaagtataataatattaatatttgggAATTCGTTGTtccgagttttttttttgtcgttgtTACGAAAGTAgtcaaaatttacaaaagaacATAAAAACTTTATTATGGTCCATAATATCAGGTATAGCAGTTACACTTATGAAATGTTATTAGAATATTTGCGGCACTCTATAACTAGTCATGTAAATAacaatacattttttacattgTTTTGTCTTTTGCCTGATCTTAGTTCACCTTATTCATATTGCCATATAATGCGTAACATATAATTTTCATTGCAATGTATATTTCACTAGTTCGCAATCTGATGAACCAACGCCGCAATTTTGTTAACCATCGGCCAGAAAGTATAGTACAGGCTTCGATGGACGCTGGACGGACTATACACTTGCAACATAAAACGGCCATTACTGATAACGTACGAAACGCTTAATAagcaaatttattttaaaatgattcattaaaatactaTATACATTAATACGATAAAACTACTAGGAGACTACAGCGGTATATTACATCAACATTTCATCTGCAGCCTCAGATAAGAGTGCAGAAATCATTGTAAATTACACTGGTTCGAAACGAGTTCAAAGTAAATGGATCTCGAGCACGCGCGAAATAATCGAAGTTGTAAACGCGAAACGagttcgttgtacgttttactccACATCGTTATCTTGATTTCCGTTCGTACATAATATTAATCGTCGTGATAAATAGAACGATGGAAAGTATGCAATTATTTGTCAGGCATGACAAGATtaataaaacgaaaaagaaaaaaaaaaaaaaaaaaatactgaatTCAGTCTAAAATCAATTTCTCAGTCGTTGATCGATGAGATTATTAACAAGCTGTCTGTTTTTCGTAATACAGCGTTGCATTGGCTAGCAAAATCGATTACCAGTAAACGAAAATACTTCGTGAGCACGAATAAATCCGATACGATCAAAAAACAGAATTGTGTGAATTACTGTGTGACGCAACGTAGCAGGAATCATCAAGAGCAACCGATGTCGAGGTTTTTCTTAGATAAAACTTGAAACAAGGACACAGTCTATATCACAGAAACAGAATCGTCCGTTTCTACGGCAGTCTTTTTATCGTTGCTATTATCGTTAGCCTGTTCATCGGAGACTAGAGACACGTCCTTCGGAAGGACCAAGGATTCTTCGCCGATCGGCGCAGCAGCCTCGACTAGATTCTCGACGGAGGCTGCCGCGGTCGTCTCGTCGTGACAAAAGCTTCTACGCAGGGACTGTTGCGTTCGTGTCGTCCCTCTTCTAATGCTACTACGAAGTAAATTCGCGACATCGACCGCGGTTAGATTCGAGCTGCTCGACGAAGCGGTGGTGCAATGTCTGGGCCGTGTTCTTTCGAGGGTTGAATGGGTGCGCTCGATCGAACGTGCAACCGAACCGATCCTCGTCGATCTGTCGATCGTGTTAGGTCTGTGACTTTCTATTACGTTGCTTCGGGCGTTCGCAACAACGATCTCGGTCCTCGCCTCGGTCATGTGAATCGCCACATCTTGCGTCTGTCTGCTCTGATTCATCTCCACGAGGACAGTCGCGTAATCAGGTGGCGGAGGTTGCAATGCGGGCCTCTGTCTGGGAGCGCTACTCTCACCGAGCACGTTTGCTATTCGTCTCACGCTTCTCCGGAAACTTTGTCTCAACATCTTCGCTATCCTCGCCCCAGTCGCTGTGGTGTAACTCGGCGGTGGTGTGTACTTTGGCGGTGGATCCTCGAACGGTACCTCTGTGGTCGCAGGCACGATACCATTACCATGTATACTGGTACTCGTATCGTTTCCGATATGCGTTTGAACGGTTCTCGGATCATCCGGTTCCAATGAGGGTCGGTACAATAATTGAATTCTCTGTGGAATAAAATGATCGTTAGGGTATGCGTTTCTATTTTACGCACGAGGAGAAAAACGTGCACATTTGTTAGAATGGTTTACAAAAGCGACGAAACAAGTTCATGCTGTGGTCACAAATGAAAACTTACGCCGTTACACTGCTCACAGTGATTTACGTTTACTGCCACTTGAGTGTTCTACGGTTAGCACAAACAGAATAAAGGAACGATTCAAGTCAAATTTGTGTTAGTATATTAGAAACAAAACTAAGGACCGCTATACAAATTTAATAGTTGCGGGTATTACATTGCACCGACCGATATCGATAATCTAAGTGGATTACTAGTGTCTAGTACCGTTCAATTCGTGCTACAAGTTTATCAAAACTCACTCGGATCCTTACATCAAATATATCAGGTGGGCCGTTGTTCAAATATCGACAGGTTTGTATGATAGCCACCGCGGGTATAGTTAGTATCGGTATCAGTTGAATAGCAGCTCCGAGTTGTCTCGCCCATACCGCCCAGTAATCTCTGGTGGTGCGTCGATACGAGTAAAGTTCTCGAAACCCGGCGTTCTTGAATACCGTGATGCTAAGTACCtgttgatttaaaaaaaaatcattctttCGATTACGCTTCTATTTGTAATTTCTACGATCACGCGTATACACCCTTTGCCATGAGAACATACCATAAGAATAACAGGCAGCACGACGTTCCACGTGAACGATAAAAGAGGCCCGGCCCAATGCCTGAGATATCGACTGGTTGGTGGAAATAATTCGGCAACGACCGCTTCTCCGCTGTGTGGTCGTCCTCGCACTGCGAACACAGCACCGACTTGCACCAAATACAGTATCATTATCCACCATGAACCACCGATTGTGTAGTCTAGATAATATACGACGTGTATGCCCAGCTACAAACAAAAAGAATAAAGATAATTAAAcataaagaaaattctatttaacGCTTTACCAACCGGGAGCATTTGATACATATTTTTAAACTTGTTCCAAAGAATTCTACGAGTAGTCGTGGGATTGGTAAAGCGTTGAAATTCTGCGAAGGTGAAACGTTGTTTCGAATGTACCCAGATTCGGGTTACAGATTGCGCGCAAGggtatttacttttttttattcattttaacgATTTGTATCGATTACTTTACGATCACTCATGATACGAGTGACGGCGTGGAAGTACTCGCTTTTACATCCTTCACTTGGATGTCCAAAAATAAGGCGTTGTCCATAATATACCCCGAGTATCGCGTTAAAGTCGTGTGCGGAATAAACATGTAAATTCCGGAGTCTCTGTCGACATTCACCGGGTTGGTTTTGTCGCGACCCACGACCTTGACGAGTTTTCGCACGTCGTTCGCGGGATTCTCTTGATTTCTTAGAGTGATAGTGCCTTTGAGCACGCATGGCCAATCCAACAGCGGATCCCATTTTCCCTTTTCCACGCGAAGGCAACCGATAATGTGACGTTCTTTCCACTGTCCTATACCGTTCAGGAATAACTCCACTTTCAGTGTGTATCCGTACTCTTTGTTCGAGAATGTTGGACTGTAGAGCACGCAATTGTTTTCTTTCGCGTCGGTCATTTTCTCTTTGTAACGATCGATCCTCCATAAAAGTCGACCGTTGGTGGAAAATCGATCGGCGCATGCGCGTTCGCATCTACACTCAACGAGCTCCTCCTCGACAATAGATTTCGAATTCTCCCTGATCAGTTCCTCGAGATATTTGAGGTTCTCCTTGGTTTGAAATTTCAATCCTTTGATACCGCTCTTGTGATCGGCCGCGACCGTTGACTGTTTCTGTACCTCTTCCCCCAGAGCGTCAACTTTTTTGATCAAGTCCTTCTGTTGTGTCGTTAACTCGATCGAATTCTTACACCTCATTTCTAGCTCCAACTTGAGGTCGTGAATCAGCTGCTGCTGCTCCTGCCACATTCCGGTCACGTGTGCGTTCTCCTGCGCTAGAAAAGTCTTCAGATTCTTCAGTTCTATGTACCAGTTACCGATTACCTGGTCCTGTTTACTCTGTCCGTCGGTCAGCTCGTCGTGCAAAAGCTTGAGTTGCTCCGAGATTTGTTTGAAGCTCAAGTTGGTATCTTGCTCCATTTTGTTGTAAGTCAATTCCATGTCGTTCAATCGCTGGTTCAACGTCGTGTCGTTCCGTTGACGTTCCTTAATAGTCTCCGCCATTTGGTATCGTAAAATATCAATGGACTCTTGCTGGAAATGCAACAACTTAAAACATTGGGACAGATTACTCTGGAGGTTCTTACGTTCCGTTTCTTCATCGTTTAACGCAGTACGCAGCAACTTTAACACCGAGAATATTTTATTCCTCCACAAATTATCGTTCACATCCTttatttcactgtttcttttcgAGGCGTTCCTATCGCACGTTTTTTGATGATCCTCCATCTTTTTCCGTGGCACGTAAACTCCGCACTTGTAAACGCATTCTTCCAAAACCGAACCGCAATGTTTCACGTGATCGAACAGGTATCTTTCTTCCAAAAAGTTGTTGCAGAAGTAACAGGGCACGCTTCGACGTACCACGGAATTGACGCGATTACTCATTTTTCCGAATTCGTCACGGTGACTCTTACGATACTGAGGAAACGTTTGATCGGGTTAGCGCTTAAACTGATAATCGTtatcaaagtaaataaaatattatgagACCCAACTGATAAGCGAGGAGCGATACCGGATTCCTTTGAGATCGTACAAACGTACACCGTTATCTTCGCTTCGCGATGACGACAGTAACCATGGGcgtgaattttgtttctttcgaccGATCTCCCGGTGAAACATCGTTAATCCTTCGTTGCCGcgaattttcttttcctctgCATACATTATAAAAAGGAAATATTTCTTGCTTTTTACGTACCCATTTCTTTACGGCGATTTCTTTTATCGGATACTTGATCGATCATATTACGCAATAAAGGATTTAAACGTATTTACCTCTGTGGCCATGGGTAAGCCCAGTATATAAGCACAAGCGCAACTGAAGAAGGTGATGGTAGTTTCCCAGAGTTTCATCATTTTTGTATTAATAGCCATGATACCGGTTATCAC contains:
- the Por gene encoding protein-serine O-palmitoleoyltransferase por isoform X2; the encoded protein is MDDVEAPVFYYDESDFVEHEYLQDVDYEYEYKDMERETLYELYQYCLVPTVFDTALYILPLLISTIIFRLCAGSQHISLRTFHILSMLIGIYNIYHYVTECLYTLIILCTISYITLHIPKRYCKRIGIFLPPLFIIVYCEFSMPPIVWHKIRSVVLNMAMKTISVAIDKIDSNDLPNIFSYMGYTFCGVTCLFGPWISFKDYISVRYLNNKDKWWIMHAVQYAFLSFIFLTISNCWTQWIVMDNSWKWLLAYRDALSFRTSHYFISYIASTVLLLGGFPHLLTIIVKPLKVEFPRSLVQVVICWNLPMHFWLKTYIFRPSINYVGKFGAVTMTYLTSALLHGLNFQLAAVLLSLGFYTYVEFQLRSMLANTFDACIASKQCTKNKCTHTYNTRNSWWVFLTNLMFSGLSVFHLAYLGLMFDTSELQETGYSYIHTIEKWSQLGYASHWVMFITYCIYFLII
- the Por gene encoding protein-serine O-palmitoleoyltransferase por isoform X1; this translates as MDDVEAPVFYYDESDFVEHEYLQDVDYEYEYKDMERETLYELYQYCLVPTVFDTALYILPLLISTIIFRLCAGSQHISLRTFHILSMLIGIYNIYHYVTECLYTLIILCTISYITLHIPKRYCKRIGIFLPPLFIIVYCFIFSEFSMPPIVWHKIRSVVLNMAMKTISVAIDKIDSNDLPNIFSYMGYTFCGVTCLFGPWISFKDYISVRYLNNKDKWWIMHAVQYAFLSFIFLTISNCWTQWIVMDNSWKWLLAYRDALSFRTSHYFISYIASTVLLLGGFPHLLTIIVKPLKVEFPRSLVQVVICWNLPMHFWLKTYIFRPSINYVGKFGAVTMTYLTSALLHGLNFQLAAVLLSLGFYTYVEFQLRSMLANTFDACIASKQCTKNKCTHTYNTRNSWWVFLTNLMFSGLSVFHLAYLGLMFDTSELQETGYSYIHTIEKWSQLGYASHWVMFITYCIYFLII